In Trifolium pratense cultivar HEN17-A07 linkage group LG7, ARS_RC_1.1, whole genome shotgun sequence, a genomic segment contains:
- the LOC123895575 gene encoding methylsterol monooxygenase 2-2-like, protein MVASFIIESLWQYLITNFSDFQLACLGSFFIHESVFFLSGLPFIWLERAGCLSKYKIQAKTNSPASEERCIIRLLMYHFGVNLPLMIFSYPVFRYMGMRSSLPLPSWRVVLTQIIFYFILEDFVFYWGHRILHTKWLYKHVHSVHHEYATPFGLTSEYAHPAEILFLGFATILGPAVTGPHLITLWLWMVLRVLETVEAHCGYHFPWSPSNFLPLYGGADFHDYHHRLLYTKSGNYSSTFTYMDWVFGTDIGYRKLKALKNAEVEYSSEQKKH, encoded by the exons aTGGTTGCTTCATTCATCATCGAATCTCTTTGGCAG TACTTGATCACAAATTTCAGTGACTTTCAATTGGCGTGTTTGGGGAGTTTCTTTATTCATGAAAGCGTTTTCTTTTTATCTGGACTACCTTTTATATGGCTTGAGAGGGCCGGATGTCTGTCAAAGTACAAAATTCAG GCAAAAACTAACAGCCCTGCATCTGAGGAGAGATGTATTATTCGCTTGTTGATGTATCATTTTGGAGTAAATCTACCTCTGATGATTTTTTCATATCCTGTCTTCAGATACATGGGCATGCGAAGTAGTCTTCCTCTGCCGTCCTG GAGAGTAGTTCTAACgcaaataatattttacttcATTTTGGAGGACTTTGTATTCTATTGGGGACATAGGATACTGCACACAAAATGGTTGTACAAACACGTACATAGTGTCCATCATGA GTATGCTACACCATTTGGACTTACTTCTGAATATGCTCATCCTGCTGAGATACTTTTCCTCGGTTTTGCTACCATTCTTGGTCCTGCTGTCACTGGACCACACTTGATTACTCTCTGGCTATGGATGGTTCTTAGAGTCCTTGAGACGGTTGAGGCACATTGCGGTTACCATTTCCCATGGAGTCCATCAAACTTCTTACCTCTTTATGGAGG AGCTGACTTTCATGACTATCATCACCGTTTGTTGTACACTAAGTCTGGAAACTATTCATCAACCTTTACATACATGGATTG GGTATTTGGAACTGATATAGGATACAGAAAGTTGAAAGCATTAAAGAACGCTGAAGTTGAATACAGTAGCGAACAAAAGAAACATTGA